TAATGAAAGAGGTTGGTGGAGAGATGATCCATTTTTTTGGATTACAGTAATCTATTTTGTTAGTGCCTCAGTTGTTTTTTCGTTATTTAGAATTGCAAATGATAGGTTTGGTCGTGGTAATTTTATTCAAATTCTTTTAGGTAAATATAAACGCCCAAAGGAACAGGAACATGTTTTGATGTTTATTGATTTAAAAGACTCTACAAAAATTGCCGAAAAATTAGGACATCACAAATACAGTCAATTCATTCAAGATTGCTTTATTGATTTAAACATGTCTTTAAATAATTTTGAAGCTGAAGTTTACCAATATGTAGGTGATGAAGCTGTTATTTATTGGCCAAGTAAAAAAGGATTTAGGAATAATAATTGCATAAATCTGTTTTTTGCGTTCGAAAAAAGATTAAATAGAAGAGAAGACTATTACAAAAACAAATACGCTTTTAATCCTAAATTTAAAGCAGGTTTGCATTTTGGTAAGCTTATGGTTGCTGAAATAGGAACTATAAAAAAAGATTTGGCTTTTCATGGAGATGTAATAAATACTGCGTCAAGGATACAAAGCCTTTGCAATATATTTAATCAGCACCTACTAGTGTCAGAGTCGGTTTTAGAAAAATTAAATATATCTAAATCTCATTATAAGTTACTTTCTCAGGATATGGAACTAAAAGGGAAAGAAGAACGCTTAAAGATTTATGCCATATATAAAAAAACCGATTCGTAAAGAACCGGTTTTTGATTTTTAGTGAGAGCCCACGTGACAACCACAAGCACCTCTTGTAAAGCTTTGCGCTTCTTCATGCCATGGAAAGGCTTGATTATATTTTGAATTTTCCCAATAGAATTTTGTACGTTCTTTTGGTTCATTTCCTATTTCATTCATAGTTTCCGTATCATACAATCTACCATTAATCATTGTATATACTATGCTTTCTGAATTACGAATGTTCTCAAGCGGGTTTTTATCCATAACAATAAGATCTGCCAGTTTCCCTTTTTTAAGAGAGCCAATATCATTAGCAGCTCCAATATAATCTGCACCATTAATAGTCGCTGCTTTTAAAGCTTCATGGTTAGTCATACCACCTTGTTGCAACATCCATAATTCCCAATGTGCACCAAGGCCTTGTAACTGTCCATGAGCACCTAAATTTACTTTAACACCAGCATCACTTAAAGCTTTGCAAGTTTTTGAAACGAGGATATGTCCATTATCGTACTCTTCATCAGGAATCATAATTCGATGTCTAGAACGAGAATCGATAATCGACCTAGGCATATATTTTAATAGTTTTTCATTTTCCCAAACATTAGTATTTTGATACCAATACATTTCACCATTCATTCCGCCATAATTTACAATAAGCGTAGGTGTGTAGCCAACGTTGCTATGTCCCCAAAGCTCTAGAACATCTTTATAAACTGGCGCTACAGGAATATTATGTTCTACACCAGTATGTCCATCCATAACCATTGTAATGTTGTGATAAAACGTTGAACCGCCTTCAGGGACTACAAAAATACCTTCTTCACGTGCAGCCTGCAATACTTGTTGACGTTGCTCTCGTCTTGGCTGATTGTAACTTTTTACAGATAATGCTCCAAAAGCTTTTGTTCTTTTTATTGAAGAGCGAGCATCATCAAGGTTATTAATAACGGCTTTAAAATCACCATCTGCACCATACAAAATAAATCCTGTAGAGTAGAGGCGAGGTCCGACGAGGCTTCCATTTTTTTGTAATTCGGAAAGTGCAAAGACAGTTTCAGAATTGGCTGAAGGATCATGAGTAGTAGTAATGCCATAGGCTAAATTGGCATAAAATTGCCAATGTTTTTGGGTAGTTAAGCCATAACGAAAACCGCCAATATGTGCATGTGCATCTACCATACCTGGCATAATAGTTTTCCCTGTAACATCATATACTTTTGCATCCGACGGAATTGATACATCTGACGCTTTACCTATGTTTTCAATTCTATTATTATCTATAATAATTATTCCGTTTTCGATGACTTCATCACCTTCCATTGTAATTATTCGCGCTCCTTTTAAAACTATTTTTCCTTCAGGTTTATCAGTTTTAGCTTCTAGATTAATTTTAATTCCAGTTTCTATAACCTTGGTGTCCTTTGATACATTGGCTGAATAGTATTGATTTCCCAATGTCCAATGAATAGTTTTACTATCCTTAGACCAATGTATATTAATACCAGCGTCCTTTGATAATTTTGTTACAGGAACAAACTTGGCCTTATCAGTTAGGTCTAATGTTTTTCCAGTCTTAGGCATTGGAGCTATATATACTTTATGTAAATGTATAAATGCTATCCAATTTCCATCAGGACTAGGAACCAAGCGGTTTCCATGTTTTGATTTGACATGAATGCGTTCTTCAAAACCATTAATGTCTACACTTTTCAATTCTTTGGTTAAAGCACCAAAAAACTGACCTCCTTTTTGATAGATAATTCGTGTATCGTCTCCATTAAATATAGGATAATCACCTTCTTTAGTGATACGTTTTGCATTTGAGCCATTAGCATTCATAAGGTATAAGCCCGTTTTTTTGGAGAATGTGTGACCTTGTTCGTTATTACCACCTTCTTTTCGGTACACAATATGCTTTCCGTTGTTTGAATATGATGGATTTCTATAAATACCTTTCTCAGAAGATAGCTTTGTTGATGTTCCTCCAATAACAGAAACGGAATGAATTGCTCCAAGATTTTGGTCATTCCATGTGACATAAGTAATTCTATTTCCATCAGGAGAAAAGGTAGGTTCAAATTCAAAATCGGTTCCAGTGGTTAAGCGTTTTGCTTTACCATTAGGTAATTCTTGAATGTGTAAATAACCTAAAGCATTAAATACAAATGATTTTCCGTCAGGAGAAGTAACTGCATGGCGAATTACTTTAGCATCAAATTTATCTGGAGCAACTGGACTATTGACTTCGATTGCTTTGGCAATTTTAATTTTTGCATCAACCTGAAAAGGAATTTCAGAAACGCCTAAAGTATTAATGTTTATTCTTTTTATTTTTCCTCCGGACCATATAACAATATCTTCGTCATTTGGCATCCAACTAAAATTAGTATAAACTCCAAAGATTGCCCAAGCTTCTTGCTGGTCTTTGTTAAGCTTATCATATATAGGCCATTCTTCACCAGAATCTAAATCATGAATATATAGTACGGATTTTGTACGCACACGTTTTACAAAAGCTAGCTTTTTACCATCTCTAGATATCTGTGGTCGTGCTGCACCACCTGGACCACCAGTAATTCTTCCAATCTTACCGGTTTCCATATTATATCTATTAATCACATAAATTTGTTTGTTTGGGTCTTTGTTGTATTGAAAAAATCCTCCAGGATATGCATCTTCACTGTAGTATAAATATTTGCCATCAGGAGATATTGTTGGTTCATTTATATCTTGCTGGTCATTCTTCTTTTTTATTAGTTGAATGCCGCTACCACCAGACTTATGATACATCCACATTTCACCAGCTCCAAGAGAGCGTGAAGAAGTAAAATGTTTTCTGGCAATTAAATAGTTTCCATCTGGAGTCCAAATAGCATTATTTAGTAATCTAAAGTTTTCTTTAGTGATTTGTTTTGCGTCTGAGCCATCACTCTCCATAATCCATATATTATCTCCGCCACCAGCATCACTTGTAAAAGAAATGTATTTACCGTCTGGACTAAATCGTGGTTGGATTTCAAAGGGAAGTCCTTCTCTTAATACTTTTGCTTTTCCACCTTTGATATCAAGTTTATATATGTCACCTAGGAGGTCAAAAATAATAGATTTTCCATTAGGACTTACGTCAAGATTCATCCAAGTTCCCTCGTTGGTAGATAGTTTTAATTCTTTAAAGTCCCAATTACCTTCTGGGTTAGATACATCCCAAGATTTCTTTTTGTCTTTGTCTTGACTAAAAGTAATTAATGTAAAAAGTAAAAAAAGACCAGTGATGAGTTTAATACGCTTCATGTAATTAGTTTTAATATACTTGTAAGGTACTTAAAAAATGAAGTTTTCTATTAGGTCTTTATAGGATTGATAAGGATAAAATAAAAAGCCCAACTCTAAGAGTTGGGCTTTTTTAAGCGAAATGTTGTTATTAATTTGGCTAAAAGCCCTACTTAACTTTGTTTACTATTGCTTCAAAAGCCGTAGGATTATTCATAGCTAAATCTGCTAGAACCTTACGATTCAATTCGATATTGTTAGCTTTTAATTTTCCCATAAATTTTGAATAGCTCATCCCATGTTGTCTTGCACCTGCATTAATACGCATAATCCATAACGCACGGAATGTTCTTTTTTTGTTTCTGCGGTCTCTGTACGAATATTGCATCGCTTTGTCTACCGCGTTTTTTGCTACTGTCCAGACGTTTTTACGTCTTCCCCAATAACCTTTTGCTTGCTTAAGAACCTTTTTTCTTCTGGCTCTCTTTGCAACTGAATTTACTGATCTTGGCATTTCTTTAATTGTTTTTTGTAGTAGGCGACCAACTTGGTACTTGCTAAATAGTTTTGCCTAACTCCAGGGTTTATAAATTGTTTTAACCGATTAAAACGTTGTTACTTTAAACGTAACATTGTTTTAATGTTATCCTCATCTGCTTTGTGTACCAAAGTGTCATGAGTTAACTTAAGCTTACGCTTTTTAGATTTTTTTGTCAATATATGACTCTTAAAAGCATGCTTTCTTTTAATCTTACCAGTGCCAGTTAGTTTGAAACGTTTCTTAGCACTTGATTTTGTTTTCATTTTAGGCATTTTATCCTCTTTTTAATTACGCTTCGCTTATTATCTTAAATACTGAATTATTCAGTTTTCTATTTCTTCTTTGGAGCAATAAACATAATCATACGTTTACCCTCTAATTTAGGCATTTGTTCTACCTTACCATATTCTTCTAAGTCTTGAGCAAGTCTTAGTAATAATATTTGACCCTGCTCTTTGAATACAATCGAACGTCCTTTAAAAAACACAAAAGCTTTTAGTTTTGCACCTTCTTTTAAGAACTTTTCAGCATGTTTCTTTTTAAACTCATAATCATGGTCATCAGTTTGTGGTCCAAATCTAATTTCTTTTACAACTACTTTAGTTGCTTTTGATTTTAGAGCTTTCTCACGTTTCTTTTGTTCGTAAAGAAACTTCTTATAATCCATAACTTTACAGACAGGCGGCTTGGCATTAGGAGAAATCTCCACGAGGTCAAGACCTTGTTCATCGGCAATCGATAAAGCTTTTCTTGTAGGATATACACCTATTTCCACATTATCACCAACTAGTCTTACCTCTTCGGCTCTAATTTTTCCATTAATCTTGTGCTTGTCCTCTTGGACTACACGTCTGCTGAAATTTTTTCTTCTACGTATTGCTATGGCTAATAAATTTTAATTAAACGTTATTGTTATTTGAAAGTTTTTAGGCTTTCGTTTACTTGTTTTGTTACTATTTCTGTAAAGGCATCTACACTAATCGTGCCTAAATCTTCTCCGCCGTGAGCTCTTACAGTTATAGTGTTGTCTTTTTCTTCTTGCTCACCTACAACAATCATAAATGGATACTTTTGCATTTCTGCTTCACGGATTTTCTTTCCTACAGTTTCATTTCGATTATCTGCGAGGGCGCG
This DNA window, taken from Winogradskyella sp. PC-19, encodes the following:
- a CDS encoding amidohydrolase family protein encodes the protein MKRIKLITGLFLLFTLITFSQDKDKKKSWDVSNPEGNWDFKELKLSTNEGTWMNLDVSPNGKSIIFDLLGDIYKLDIKGGKAKVLREGLPFEIQPRFSPDGKYISFTSDAGGGDNIWIMESDGSDAKQITKENFRLLNNAIWTPDGNYLIARKHFTSSRSLGAGEMWMYHKSGGSGIQLIKKKNDQQDINEPTISPDGKYLYYSEDAYPGGFFQYNKDPNKQIYVINRYNMETGKIGRITGGPGGAARPQISRDGKKLAFVKRVRTKSVLYIHDLDSGEEWPIYDKLNKDQQEAWAIFGVYTNFSWMPNDEDIVIWSGGKIKRININTLGVSEIPFQVDAKIKIAKAIEVNSPVAPDKFDAKVIRHAVTSPDGKSFVFNALGYLHIQELPNGKAKRLTTGTDFEFEPTFSPDGNRITYVTWNDQNLGAIHSVSVIGGTSTKLSSEKGIYRNPSYSNNGKHIVYRKEGGNNEQGHTFSKKTGLYLMNANGSNAKRITKEGDYPIFNGDDTRIIYQKGGQFFGALTKELKSVDINGFEERIHVKSKHGNRLVPSPDGNWIAFIHLHKVYIAPMPKTGKTLDLTDKAKFVPVTKLSKDAGINIHWSKDSKTIHWTLGNQYYSANVSKDTKVIETGIKINLEAKTDKPEGKIVLKGARIITMEGDEVIENGIIIIDNNRIENIGKASDVSIPSDAKVYDVTGKTIMPGMVDAHAHIGGFRYGLTTQKHWQFYANLAYGITTTHDPSANSETVFALSELQKNGSLVGPRLYSTGFILYGADGDFKAVINNLDDARSSIKRTKAFGALSVKSYNQPRREQRQQVLQAAREEGIFVVPEGGSTFYHNITMVMDGHTGVEHNIPVAPVYKDVLELWGHSNVGYTPTLIVNYGGMNGEMYWYQNTNVWENEKLLKYMPRSIIDSRSRHRIMIPDEEYDNGHILVSKTCKALSDAGVKVNLGAHGQLQGLGAHWELWMLQQGGMTNHEALKAATINGADYIGAANDIGSLKKGKLADLIVMDKNPLENIRNSESIVYTMINGRLYDTETMNEIGNEPKERTKFYWENSKYNQAFPWHEEAQSFTRGACGCHVGSH
- a CDS encoding adenylate/guanylate cyclase domain-containing protein — its product is MSNRISSFFKLLLISSIFWVLVFLLFTAIRYNGLEEEMHLYTDDELFLPIRAIYEAAIVFGLTISLFYATIEFLFDRLAKRFILGVSIFLKSIIYFILIVVMVSLTSFHLEEQIDIDIYNERGWWRDDPFFWITVIYFVSASVVFSLFRIANDRFGRGNFIQILLGKYKRPKEQEHVLMFIDLKDSTKIAEKLGHHKYSQFIQDCFIDLNMSLNNFEAEVYQYVGDEAVIYWPSKKGFRNNNCINLFFAFEKRLNRREDYYKNKYAFNPKFKAGLHFGKLMVAEIGTIKKDLAFHGDVINTASRIQSLCNIFNQHLLVSESVLEKLNISKSHYKLLSQDMELKGKEERLKIYAIYKKTDS
- the infC gene encoding translation initiation factor IF-3, encoding MAIRRRKNFSRRVVQEDKHKINGKIRAEEVRLVGDNVEIGVYPTRKALSIADEQGLDLVEISPNAKPPVCKVMDYKKFLYEQKKREKALKSKATKVVVKEIRFGPQTDDHDYEFKKKHAEKFLKEGAKLKAFVFFKGRSIVFKEQGQILLLRLAQDLEEYGKVEQMPKLEGKRMIMFIAPKKK
- the rplT gene encoding 50S ribosomal protein L20; this encodes MPRSVNSVAKRARRKKVLKQAKGYWGRRKNVWTVAKNAVDKAMQYSYRDRRNKKRTFRALWIMRINAGARQHGMSYSKFMGKLKANNIELNRKVLADLAMNNPTAFEAIVNKVK
- the rpmI gene encoding 50S ribosomal protein L35, with protein sequence MPKMKTKSSAKKRFKLTGTGKIKRKHAFKSHILTKKSKKRKLKLTHDTLVHKADEDNIKTMLRLK